The Pseudosulfitobacter pseudonitzschiae genome includes a region encoding these proteins:
- a CDS encoding ABC transporter ATP-binding protein — MSGNPYNDGRGNKDASIANPKGVGTLTAHPGTGAAMNTRNAFLIGDSMTGGYGNGPDILHDCTVAVDAGEIAVIVGPNGAGKSTAMKAVFGMLNVRKGSVHLDGEDITDLSPQDRVAKGMGFVPQTSNIFTSMTVEENLEMGAFIRRDDFRDTMAQVYDLFPILKEKRRQAAGELSGGQRQQVAVGRALMTRPKVLMLDEPTAGVSPIVMDELFDRIIEVARTGIPILMVEQNARQALEIADKGYVLVQGRNAFSGTGKELLADPEVRKSFLGG; from the coding sequence GATCGCCAACCCCAAAGGCGTTGGCACGTTGACCGCGCATCCCGGTACGGGCGCTGCGATGAACACCCGCAACGCCTTTTTGATCGGTGACAGCATGACAGGCGGCTATGGCAACGGCCCCGACATTCTGCATGATTGCACCGTAGCCGTAGACGCAGGCGAAATCGCGGTGATCGTGGGCCCCAACGGTGCTGGTAAATCCACCGCAATGAAGGCCGTGTTCGGCATGTTGAACGTGCGCAAGGGCTCTGTCCATCTGGACGGTGAAGACATCACCGATCTGTCGCCCCAAGACCGCGTGGCCAAGGGCATGGGCTTTGTCCCGCAGACGTCAAACATCTTTACGTCGATGACGGTCGAGGAAAATCTCGAGATGGGTGCTTTCATCCGCCGTGACGATTTCCGCGATACGATGGCACAGGTCTATGACCTGTTTCCCATCCTAAAGGAAAAGCGCCGACAGGCCGCGGGTGAATTGTCGGGCGGTCAACGTCAACAAGTCGCCGTGGGCCGCGCACTGATGACGCGCCCAAAGGTTCTGATGCTGGACGAACCCACAGCGGGTGTCAGCCCCATCGTCATGGACGAGCTGTTCGACCGCATCATCGAAGTGGCCCGCACCGGCATCCCGATCCTGATGGTTGAACAGAACGCCCGACAAGCGCTTGAGATTGCCGACAAAGGTTACGTTCTAGTGCAAGGGCGCAATGCGTTCTCGGGCACTGGCAAAGAACTTCTGGCCGATCCCGAAGTCCGCAAATCGTTCTTGGGGGGCTGA
- a CDS encoding branched-chain amino acid ABC transporter permease yields MDLLNAFVALSNFVLIPAIAYGSQLALGALGVTLIYGILRFSNFAHGDTMAFGTMVTVLFTWLFQSWGVSLGPLPTALLALPFGILGCMALLLFTDRVVYKFYRAQKAKPVILVIVSLGVMFIMNGLVRFIIGPDDQRFSDGERFIVSVRTFKEMTGLEEGVAIKTTQGITVITAVIVVAALFWFLNRTRTGKSMRAYSDNEDLALLSGINPERVVMITWLIVAALATVAGVLYGLDKSFKPFTYFQLLLPIFASAIVGGLGSPLGAIAGGFTIAFSEVMVTYAWKKVAGYALPDSLAPDSLAQLLSTDYKFAVSFVILLIVLLFRPTGLFAGKSV; encoded by the coding sequence ATGGACCTTCTCAACGCCTTCGTGGCGCTTTCCAATTTCGTGCTGATCCCCGCGATTGCCTATGGCTCGCAGCTTGCGCTGGGTGCGCTGGGGGTCACGCTGATCTACGGCATCCTGCGGTTTTCCAACTTTGCCCACGGGGATACGATGGCATTCGGCACAATGGTGACGGTGCTGTTTACTTGGCTGTTCCAAAGCTGGGGTGTTTCGCTGGGGCCGCTGCCCACGGCGCTGCTTGCCCTGCCCTTTGGCATTCTGGGCTGTATGGCGCTGCTGCTGTTCACCGATCGCGTGGTGTATAAATTCTACCGCGCACAAAAGGCCAAGCCGGTAATCCTTGTGATCGTGTCACTTGGCGTGATGTTCATCATGAACGGTCTGGTGCGCTTTATCATCGGGCCGGACGACCAACGGTTTTCTGATGGCGAACGGTTCATCGTCTCGGTGCGCACTTTCAAAGAGATGACCGGACTGGAAGAAGGTGTGGCGATCAAGACCACCCAAGGTATCACGGTGATCACAGCGGTGATCGTGGTGGCAGCTCTGTTCTGGTTTCTGAACCGCACGCGCACCGGAAAATCCATGCGCGCCTATTCCGACAACGAGGATCTGGCGCTGCTGTCGGGCATCAACCCCGAGCGCGTGGTGATGATTACATGGCTGATCGTTGCCGCATTGGCGACGGTGGCAGGCGTGCTGTACGGGTTGGACAAGTCGTTCAAACCTTTCACCTATTTCCAGTTGCTGCTGCCGATCTTTGCCAGCGCCATCGTGGGGGGGCTGGGCAGCCCGCTGGGTGCCATCGCGGGCGGTTTTACCATCGCCTTTTCCGAAGTCATGGTGACCTATGCATGGAAAAAGGTCGCGGGCTATGCCCTGCCTGACAGCCTAGCGCCCGACAGTTTGGCCCAACTTCTGAGCACCGACTATAAATTCGCCGTCAGCTTTGTGATCCTGCTGATTGTGCTGTTGTTCCGGCCTACCGGACTTTTTGCGGGGAAATCGGTATGA
- a CDS encoding branched-chain amino acid ABC transporter permease, producing the protein MNATLKNTGLFALVAVLIIGTGLLQSWNSALFILNFGLISAIMALGVNLQWGFAGLFNVGIMGFVALGGLATVLVSMPPTTEAWAAGGGSVIVALLMGAATIVVTALVIKRMPAGWVRTVVVLVLLIGGFFIYRWLFDPAVAAIEAVDPASTGYLGGINPGGAAWGWMTLLAWPVGGVLAAGVAWIIGKTALGLRSDYLAIATLGIAEIIIAVLKNEDWLSRGVKNVIGLPRPAPYEIELQTNPAFLDRAASLGMDPVTASTIWVKLVYAGLFTVVLVILFILAQRALHSPWGRMMRAIRDNEDASEAMGKDVTARHLQVFILGSAICGIAGAMMTTLDGQLTPGTYQPLRFTFLIWVMVIVGGSGNNLGAVLGGFLIWFLWVQVEPMGLLLMQAITSGMADGAPLKEHLIESAAHMRLLTMGLILLLVLRFSPRGLIPER; encoded by the coding sequence ATGAACGCGACACTCAAAAACACCGGCCTGTTCGCGCTGGTCGCAGTGCTGATCATCGGAACCGGATTGTTGCAAAGCTGGAACTCGGCGCTGTTCATCCTGAACTTTGGCCTGATCAGCGCGATCATGGCCTTGGGGGTGAACCTGCAATGGGGGTTCGCGGGCCTGTTCAACGTGGGCATCATGGGGTTTGTGGCACTTGGCGGTCTGGCCACGGTGCTGGTGTCGATGCCGCCCACCACCGAAGCGTGGGCTGCGGGCGGCGGCAGTGTGATTGTTGCGCTGCTGATGGGCGCAGCGACGATTGTGGTGACCGCATTGGTGATCAAACGGATGCCTGCAGGCTGGGTGCGCACGGTTGTGGTTCTGGTGCTGCTGATTGGTGGCTTTTTCATCTATCGCTGGCTGTTCGATCCTGCCGTGGCGGCAATCGAAGCGGTTGATCCCGCATCAACCGGTTATTTGGGTGGCATCAACCCCGGTGGTGCCGCGTGGGGTTGGATGACGCTGCTGGCATGGCCCGTTGGCGGCGTTCTGGCGGCCGGGGTTGCGTGGATCATCGGCAAAACGGCACTTGGCCTGCGCAGCGATTATCTGGCCATTGCAACGCTGGGCATAGCCGAGATTATCATCGCCGTGCTGAAAAACGAAGACTGGCTGAGCCGTGGCGTCAAGAACGTCATCGGTCTGCCCCGTCCCGCCCCCTACGAGATCGAGTTGCAAACCAATCCTGCTTTTCTCGACCGCGCGGCAAGCTTGGGGATGGATCCGGTGACCGCCTCGACGATTTGGGTCAAACTGGTTTATGCGGGCCTGTTCACGGTTGTTCTGGTGATCCTGTTCATTTTGGCACAGCGCGCATTGCACAGCCCTTGGGGCCGCATGATGCGTGCAATCCGCGACAACGAAGATGCCTCGGAGGCGATGGGCAAGGACGTGACTGCGCGACATTTGCAGGTGTTCATTCTGGGCAGTGCGATCTGCGGCATTGCCGGTGCAATGATGACCACGCTGGACGGTCAGCTGACACCGGGCACCTACCAGCCACTGCGCTTTACCTTTCTGATCTGGGTGATGGTGATTGTTGGTGGGTCGGGCAACAACCTTGGCGCGGTACTGGGCGGGTTCCTGATCTGGTTCCTTTGGGTGCAGGTCGAGCCGATGGGGCTGTTGCTGATGCAGGCAATTACGTCCGGCATGGCCGATGGCGCGCCGCTGAAGGAACATTTGATCGAGAGCGCTGCGCATATGCGGCTGTTGACGATGGGTCTGATCCTGTTGCTGGTCTTGCGGTTCAGCCCGCGCGGGTTGATCCCCGAACGGTAA
- a CDS encoding DMT family transporter produces MTPIQTPQRDNLIGSLFMIGSMGGFAVEDAFIKAAAQNLPVGQILIIFGMGGALCFALLALASGAPLFPRAAMSRTMRIRSLFEMTGRLFYVLAIALTPLSSATVILQATPLLVVAGAALVFGEQVGWRRWSAIIIGLIGVIIIVQPGTDGFSALSILAIIGLIGFAGRDLASRAAPRSLGTAVLGFYGFLAVIVAGVAFSLWQAVPFIWPDPVTMLWLAGSVGAGITAYSFLMRAMRTGEVSAVTPFRYTRLLFGIGLGVFVFGETPTTATFAGAGLIVLSGAFIMWRGKKIAAPTAP; encoded by the coding sequence ATGACACCCATCCAGACACCCCAGCGCGACAACCTGATCGGCAGTCTTTTCATGATCGGATCGATGGGTGGTTTCGCTGTCGAAGACGCATTTATCAAAGCTGCGGCACAAAACCTGCCCGTGGGCCAAATTCTGATCATCTTCGGCATGGGCGGTGCGCTGTGTTTTGCACTTCTGGCCCTTGCCAGCGGTGCCCCCCTGTTTCCACGCGCCGCCATGTCGCGCACCATGCGCATCCGCAGTCTGTTCGAGATGACGGGCCGTCTGTTTTATGTCCTTGCGATTGCGCTGACACCGCTGTCGTCGGCAACCGTCATCTTGCAGGCGACACCGCTGCTGGTGGTTGCAGGTGCGGCGCTGGTCTTTGGCGAACAGGTCGGGTGGCGCCGATGGAGCGCAATCATCATCGGCCTGATCGGCGTAATCATCATCGTACAGCCGGGCACCGACGGGTTCTCGGCGCTGTCGATTCTGGCCATCATCGGCCTGATCGGCTTTGCTGGCCGTGATCTTGCCAGCCGCGCGGCCCCCAGATCGCTGGGCACGGCAGTTCTGGGCTTTTACGGCTTTCTGGCGGTGATCGTTGCGGGCGTGGCATTTTCTCTGTGGCAAGCGGTGCCGTTCATCTGGCCCGATCCGGTTACAATGCTGTGGCTTGCGGGCTCTGTCGGTGCAGGTATCACCGCCTATTCCTTTTTGATGCGCGCCATGCGCACCGGAGAGGTGTCAGCCGTTACACCTTTTCGCTATACGCGGTTGCTGTTCGGCATCGGGCTGGGCGTCTTTGTCTTTGGCGAAACGCCTACAACCGCCACCTTTGCCGGTGCCGGTTTGATCGTGCTGTCGGGCGCATTCATCATGTGGCGCGGCAAGAAAATTGCCGCGCCTACCGCCCCTTGA
- a CDS encoding helicase HerA-like domain-containing protein: protein MQDAVFVGGGGPDYGTKQGLSLKYANRHGLIAGATGTGKTVTLQILAEGFSAAGVPVFMADVKGDLSGLSKAGSANDKLHVPFTERAATIGFADYSYTAFPVTFWDLFGEQGHPVRTTVSEMGPLLLSQLLELSEAQEGILNIAFRLADEEGLPLLDLKDLQALLVWIGENAKDLSLRYGNVSTASIGAIQRRLLVLENQGGAKLFGEPALDLADLMRCDADGRGMVNILASDQLMGSPKLYATFLLWLLSELFEELPEVGDPDKPKLVFFFDEAHLLFDDAPKALVNKVEQVARLIRSKGVGVYFITQNPADVPDDILGQLGNRVQHALRAFTAKDRKELRMAAETYRENPAFDTEQAIREVGVGEAVTSMLQKKGVPGIVERTLVRPPSSQLGPITPDERAGVMAVSPMAGKYDTPLDRTSAFEILKERATKAAAEAAKVEEQAEEAEDPAVRDFNAGRRYSGTRVTRSTARATRSTTSFGDQMTRMVVKELTGTTGRRIVRGILGGLFKGR, encoded by the coding sequence ATGCAAGACGCAGTATTCGTGGGCGGCGGCGGGCCGGATTATGGCACCAAACAAGGGCTAAGCCTGAAATACGCCAATCGCCACGGGCTGATTGCGGGGGCCACGGGCACCGGCAAAACGGTGACGCTGCAAATTTTGGCCGAAGGATTCTCAGCCGCAGGCGTACCGGTTTTTATGGCTGACGTTAAGGGGGATTTGTCCGGTCTGTCCAAAGCGGGCAGCGCCAATGACAAGCTGCATGTTCCATTTACCGAACGCGCGGCCACGATCGGGTTTGCCGACTATTCCTATACGGCCTTTCCGGTCACATTCTGGGATCTGTTCGGTGAACAGGGCCACCCCGTGCGCACCACCGTATCCGAGATGGGGCCGCTGTTGCTAAGCCAGCTTCTGGAACTGAGCGAGGCACAAGAGGGCATTTTGAACATCGCCTTCCGTCTGGCCGATGAAGAGGGGCTGCCGCTGCTGGATCTTAAGGATTTGCAGGCGTTGCTGGTCTGGATCGGTGAAAACGCCAAAGATTTGTCCTTGCGATATGGCAACGTGTCTACGGCGTCGATCGGGGCCATTCAGCGGCGTTTGCTGGTGTTGGAAAACCAAGGTGGCGCCAAGTTGTTCGGGGAACCGGCGCTGGATCTGGCCGACCTGATGCGCTGCGATGCGGACGGGCGGGGCATGGTGAACATTCTGGCCTCGGACCAACTGATGGGGTCGCCCAAGCTTTATGCGACCTTCCTGCTTTGGCTGCTGAGCGAATTGTTCGAAGAATTGCCTGAGGTCGGCGATCCGGACAAACCCAAGCTGGTGTTTTTCTTTGACGAGGCGCACCTGCTGTTTGACGACGCGCCCAAGGCATTGGTCAACAAGGTCGAACAAGTCGCGCGCCTGATCCGGTCCAAGGGCGTAGGTGTCTATTTTATCACCCAGAACCCTGCGGACGTACCCGACGACATCCTTGGGCAGTTGGGCAACCGCGTGCAACACGCCCTGCGTGCCTTTACCGCCAAGGATCGCAAGGAACTGCGCATGGCCGCAGAGACCTACCGCGAGAACCCCGCCTTTGATACGGAACAGGCCATCCGTGAGGTGGGTGTGGGTGAGGCAGTGACCTCGATGTTGCAGAAAAAGGGTGTGCCGGGGATCGTGGAACGAACGCTGGTTCGTCCGCCCTCGTCGCAACTGGGGCCAATCACACCGGACGAGCGGGCAGGGGTCATGGCCGTCTCGCCGATGGCGGGAAAGTACGATACGCCGCTGGACCGGACATCTGCCTTCGAAATCCTCAAGGAACGCGCAACCAAGGCCGCCGCCGAGGCCGCCAAGGTCGAGGAGCAGGCGGAAGAGGCCGAAGACCCCGCCGTGCGCGACTTTAACGCGGGGCGGCGCTATTCCGGCACGCGGGTCACGCGGTCGACCGCGCGGGCGACGCGCAGCACCACCAGTTTTGGTGATCAAATGACCAGGATGGTGGTCAAGGAACTGACGGGCACAACGGGCCGCCGCATCGTGCGCGGCATCTTGGGCGGGTTGTTCAAGGGGCGGTAG
- a CDS encoding invasion associated locus B family protein: MSYTIKTLVLTAALAMSAPVAILAQETTTEGETPNVETQSGSASEIESQLSLGADADADPELGKPYTAETVGAFEMRCIKTEEEKDPCQMYQLLDDGEGVPVAEFSLFRLPEGGKAVAGATLVVPLETSLPAQMKISVDGGPARTYPYAFCNPVGCYARIGLVEQDVAAFRRGAKATITIVPALAPDQKVELDLSLKGFTDGFDKASVIEQ; encoded by the coding sequence ATGTCATATACAATCAAAACACTGGTGCTGACCGCCGCTCTGGCGATGAGCGCGCCCGTGGCTATTCTGGCGCAGGAGACGACCACCGAAGGCGAAACGCCCAATGTCGAAACCCAATCCGGCAGCGCCTCTGAAATTGAATCGCAGCTGAGCCTTGGCGCTGATGCGGATGCCGATCCCGAACTGGGCAAACCCTATACCGCCGAGACGGTTGGTGCGTTTGAAATGCGCTGCATCAAGACAGAAGAAGAAAAAGACCCCTGCCAGATGTACCAGTTGCTGGACGATGGTGAGGGTGTTCCGGTTGCAGAATTCTCGCTTTTCCGTTTGCCTGAAGGTGGCAAAGCCGTTGCTGGGGCGACCCTTGTTGTACCGCTGGAAACCTCGTTGCCCGCACAGATGAAAATTTCGGTGGATGGCGGCCCTGCGCGGACCTACCCCTATGCGTTCTGTAATCCCGTTGGTTGCTACGCGCGCATCGGTCTGGTCGAGCAAGATGTGGCGGCTTTCCGTCGCGGTGCCAAAGCAACCATCACAATCGTGCCCGCATTGGCCCCCGATCAAAAGGTCGAACTGGACCTGTCGCTGAAGGGTTTCACTGACGGATTCGACAAAGCATCGGTGATCGAACAATAA
- a CDS encoding beta-ketoacyl-[acyl-carrier-protein] synthase family protein has translation MKRVVITGAGTVNALGHNVADTMEAMREGRCGIGPLEFQDVDRLAIRIGGQVRGFEAEGLYNRQQMSLYDRFTQFTLAAAKEAISQSGLIFSGELSAKSGVVLGTAGGGVSTWDANYRSVYEEGKNRVHPFVVPKLMNNAAASHVSIEHNLKGPSFTVSTACASSNHAMAQAFQMVRTGMAPAMITGGSESMLCFGGVKAWEGLRVMSRDACRPFSANRNGMVQGEGAGVFVFEDMEHARKRGVEILCEVAGFAMSSDASDIVMPSKNGAARAMAGALADARVNADEVGYINAHGTGTAANDKTECAAVADVFGPHADKLMISSTKSMHGHLIGGTGAVELLACIMALRDGVIAPTIGYEELDPECALDVVPNEARDALVDVALSNAFAFGGMNAVLALRKFA, from the coding sequence ATGAAACGCGTGGTCATCACCGGCGCGGGCACTGTCAACGCGCTGGGGCACAACGTGGCCGACACGATGGAGGCCATGCGTGAAGGTCGCTGTGGCATTGGTCCGCTGGAGTTTCAGGACGTGGACCGTCTGGCCATCCGCATCGGCGGGCAGGTGCGCGGTTTCGAGGCCGAGGGTCTTTATAACCGCCAGCAAATGAGCCTGTATGACCGGTTCACCCAATTCACTCTGGCCGCCGCCAAAGAGGCGATCAGCCAGTCCGGTCTGATTTTCAGTGGCGAATTGTCCGCCAAATCCGGCGTGGTGCTGGGCACAGCGGGGGGCGGGGTCAGCACTTGGGATGCCAACTATCGCAGCGTCTACGAAGAGGGCAAGAACCGCGTTCACCCCTTTGTTGTGCCCAAGCTGATGAACAACGCCGCGGCCAGCCACGTCAGCATCGAGCACAACCTCAAGGGGCCGTCGTTTACTGTCTCGACGGCCTGTGCGTCGTCCAATCACGCGATGGCACAAGCGTTCCAGATGGTGCGCACGGGTATGGCACCGGCGATGATCACCGGCGGTTCTGAATCTATGCTGTGCTTTGGCGGGGTCAAGGCGTGGGAAGGTTTGCGCGTGATGTCGCGCGATGCCTGCCGCCCGTTCAGCGCCAACCGTAACGGCATGGTGCAGGGCGAAGGCGCGGGCGTTTTTGTCTTTGAGGATATGGAACACGCCCGTAAACGTGGTGTCGAGATACTGTGCGAAGTGGCTGGTTTTGCCATGTCGTCGGATGCCAGCGACATTGTGATGCCATCCAAGAATGGTGCGGCGCGTGCAATGGCGGGCGCGCTGGCCGATGCACGGGTTAACGCGGACGAGGTGGGGTATATCAACGCCCACGGCACCGGAACTGCGGCGAATGATAAAACCGAATGTGCTGCCGTCGCGGATGTCTTTGGCCCGCACGCGGACAAGCTGATGATTTCGTCCACCAAGTCGATGCACGGCCACCTGATCGGCGGCACCGGCGCGGTAGAGTTGCTGGCCTGCATAATGGCCCTGCGCGACGGCGTCATTGCACCCACCATCGGCTATGAAGAACTGGACCCCGAGTGCGCTCTTGATGTGGTTCCGAACGAAGCCCGAGATGCGTTGGTCGATGTGGCTTTGTCCAATGCCTTTGCCTTTGGCGGCATGAACGCAGTACTGGCCCTGCGCAAGTTCGCCTGA
- a CDS encoding acyl carrier protein has protein sequence MSVKDKVIAIIAEQAVLEPSDVTMDSTLESLGIDSLGLVESIFAIEEEFDISVPFNANDPSESDFDISTVASIVSGIEKLMAEQKDAV, from the coding sequence ATGAGCGTCAAGGACAAGGTTATCGCAATTATCGCTGAACAGGCTGTGCTTGAGCCATCGGATGTGACGATGGACAGCACGTTGGAAAGTCTGGGAATCGACAGCTTGGGTTTGGTCGAGAGCATTTTCGCCATCGAGGAAGAATTCGACATCTCGGTGCCCTTCAACGCCAACGATCCCAGCGAAAGCGATTTTGACATCTCGACCGTAGCGTCCATTGTCTCTGGCATCGAAAAGCTGATGGCGGAGCAAAAGGACGCCGTATGA